The Acidobacteriota bacterium genome contains the following window.
CCTCAGTCCAGCCGAAGTCGAACGCCAAGCCGCGCGGACCGCCCCCGGTCACCTCCGGGGGGCGGTGGCAACGGCCGCTGACGCGACCACTGCCACCGCGATTAAACTGCCTGCTGAGAAAGAGAAATCTCTAGGCTGATAACCGTCTACAAGATCGGGGCAGGTCCACTAAAGGCGCCCCCCTCAAGCGCACGCACATGTCGTGCGCTTTCACCCCCGTCCTCAGCGGCCCCTGGCCGCCGCCTCGCCCTGATCGGGCTCGGGAGCCGTCTGCTGGATAGCAGACGGCTTTCTGTATTCAGCGGGTCGGATTTCCGGGACTCACTTCGTACCCTCAAGCTTTGGGACTCTGCGACATGTCGTGCTGCTCGCGGCCGGCCAGGCACCCTCGTCCAGGGCACCCTCGTCCAGGGCGGCCCCGTCCAGGGCGGCCCCGTCCTCGGCGGCCTCTGGCCTTGCCCGCCTCGCGCTCGGGAGCTTTAGATCGCGGCGGGGTCGGCTAGCAGGGCCTTGAGCAGGCTCGAGACGTGGCCGGCGGCGATTTTTCCGGCTTCGATGACCTCTTCGTGGTCGAGGGCTTCGCCGGTGTCGCCGGCGGCGGCGTTGGTGACCAGGGAGAGGCCGAAGCAGCGTCGTCCGAGATGGTGGGCGGCGATCATTTCGAGCACAGTCGACATGCCCACCAGGTCGCCACCGAGGGTGCGCAGCATGCGGACTTCGGCCGGGGTTTCGTAGCTCGGCCCGGCGAGGCCGACGTAGACCCCTTGCTCGAGGGCGATGCCGAGGCGCTCGCCGTGCTGCTGGGCGAGCTGCCGGAGCTGGGGATCGTAGACCGCGCCCATGTCCGGGAACTGTGGCCCCCAGGAGGCCGGTAGGGTGCCGCGCAGGGGATTCATGCCGATCATGTTGAGATGGTCGGAGATCAGCACCAGGTTGCCTGGCTTGAAGTCCTGGCGGAGGCCACCGGCGGCGTTGGTCATGAACACCGAGCGGGCGCCGAGGAGGCAGGCGAGGCGGGTGAGGAAGACGGTCTGGTGGGCGTCGTACCCCTGGTAGGTGTGCAGGCGACCACGAAAGTAGACCACCGTGCAGTCCGCCCGCGGCCGAAGAATCTCGAAGGACAGCGGGTGGCCCTCGACGGCGGCGATTTCGAAGGGCAATAGCTCGGTGATCGGGTGGGGCCCGGCAACCTTCTCGCCAAGGTCGACGGCGAGGCCCGAGCCGGAGACCACCAGGGCGTCCGGTCGGGGCAGGCCGAGGCCGTCCCAGCGTTCGATTCCACGTGCGATAGCTTCGGCCGGTGTGCTCATAGGAGGGGTATCGTAGCACCGGCGGAGCTGCTATCTTTCAGCCTTCGGTACGGTACCGCCGAGCGCTGGATCCGGGCCCTCCAGGCCTACCCGATTCACTCGCCCAACCGCAGTCGTCGCCCGAGGGTGGGCACTCAATCTCAGGAAGTCCGCGATGTCCGAGCTCGACGAGCAAATACAGAATCGACGTAGCAAGAGGGCCGCCCTGGAAGAGGCCGGTGTCGTCCTCTATCCGCACCGTTTCGACCACGACCTGGAGCCTTCGGCGGTGCACGACGGGTACGGCGAGCGCAGCGCCGAAGAGCTCGAGGAGTCACCGGTCCGGCTGCGGGTGCCGGGCCGGGTCCGCTCGATTCGGCGCCACGGCAAGGCGGTCTTCGCCGATCTCGCCGATGGTCGCGGCAAGCTGCAGCTCTTCCTGCGCCTCAACAAGGTCGGGGAGGCCACCCTGCAGGTCTTCGAGAACCTCGACCTCGGTGACCTGGTGGGTGCCGCCGGCACGCTCCTGCGCACCCGCACCGGCGAGCTGTCGCTGCTGGTCGAGGAGCTCGTGATGTTGGCCAAGGGCCTGCGGCCGCTGCCCGAGAAGTGGCACGGCTTGACCGACGTCGAGGCGCGCTATCGCCAGCGCTATCTCGACCTGCTGGTCAATCCGGAATCGATGCGGGTGTTCGAGGTGCGGGCGGCCCTGGTGCGCGGCATCCGTGAGTTTCTCGATGCTCGCGGCTTCCTGGAAGTCGAGACGCCGATGATGCAGACCCTCGCCGGGGGAGCCGCGGCGCGGCCCTTTCGCACCCACCACAACGCCCTCGATCTCGAGCTCTTCCTGCGGGTGGCGCCGGAGCTCTTTCTCAAGCGTTTGGTGGTCGGGGGCATGCACCGGGTCTACGAGATCAACCGCAACTTCCGCAACGAGGGCATCTCGACCCGTCACAACCCCGAGTTCACGATGCTCGAGTTCTACTGGGCCTATGTCGACTATCGCGCCCTGATGGATCTCACCGAGGAGATGATCCGCGGCCTCGCCGAGAGCATCCTCGGCGAGCCGAGCCTGCTCTGGCAGGGGGAGACCATCGACCTGACCTCGCCGTGGGACCGCTTGAGCGTGCGCCAGGCGATCGTGCGCTACAGCGACGTGCCGGCAGACCGCCTCGAGCACGCCGAGGACGTGGCGGCGGAGCTCGATCGCCTGGAGCTGCCGCGACCGCCGGCGGAAACCTACGGTCATCTGCTGATGGCGTTGTTCGAAGGCACCGCCGAGAAGCACCTGATGCAGCCCACCTTCCTGACCGAGCATCCGGTGGAGGTCTCGCCCCTCGCCAAGCAGTCGCCGGAAGATCCGCGCTTCACCGAGCGCTTCGAGCTCTACATCGCCGGCATGGAGATGGCGAACGCCTTCAGTGAGCTCAACGATCCGGACGTCCAGGCGGAGCGCTTCCGGCAGCAGCTGGCGGCACGGGAGAGCGGCGACGACGAAGCCCACCGCTATGACGAGGATTATGTGCGGGCATTGGAGCACGGCATGCCGCCGGCCGGAGGGGAGGGCATCGGCATCGATCGGCTGGCCATGCTGTTCACCGACTGCTCGTCGATCCGCGACGTCATCCTGTTTCCCCTCATGCGACCGGCGGCGGAGGAGGAGAGCTGAGCGAGGCATCCTTCGCCGCGTACCTCGCCCGGCGCTACCTACGCAGCACGCGGCGGGACGCCTTTGTCCGCTTCCTGTCGCGCGTCGCGTCCTGGGGAATCGGCCTGGGAGTGGCGGCCCTGATTTTGTCGCTGGCGGCTCTTTCGGGGCTGCAGCGCGTTCTGCGCGCCGAGGTCCTGGCGCGCACGCCGCATCTCGAGGTGGTGTTGCCGGCGGAGGCCGACTGGCCGTCCCAACGGCAGCGCCTGGAGGCCCATCCCGAGGTGGTGCGGGCTCAGACCGTGCTGGAAGGGCTGGGTTGGCTGGTCTCCGAGCGCGGCTTGGTGCACCCGGTGGCGGTGACTGGCTTCGAGGGCACCGTGCCGGCGGCCTTCCCGGGAGCCGCTGGGGAGCCCGAGGGCCTCTACGTCGATCATCTGCTGCGCGCTTCCTGGGATCTCGAAGTGGGGGACTTTCTCGAAGTGGTGTCGCCGCGGCCGACCCTCTCGCCCTTCGGCGGGCCGCAGCCCCGGTTGCGCAGCCTGGCCCTCGCCGGCGTCTTCGAGAAGCCCCGCACCCAGGAAGACCGCAGTCGCATCGCCGTGCCGCTGGGCCTCGCCGAGTCCTTGTTCGGTCGCGCCTAGCGGCGAGTGGTGGTGGAGACTTCCTCCCTCAAGGCCGCGCTGCCGCTGGTCGATGAGCTGCGCCAATCCCTGCCGGTGGGCAGCCAGGTGCGTAGCTGGCAGGACATCAACCGGCCGCTGTTCTTCGTGCTTCGTCTCGAGAAGGCCCTGATGTTCGTCTCCGTCTCGCTGGTCGTGCTGGTGGCGGCCTTGTCCTTGGTGTCGTCCCTGTCCTTGGTGGTGGCCAATAAGAAGTCGGAGATCGGCATGCTCGGCGCGATGGGAGCGACGACCGGCACGCTGCGCCGGGCCTTCCTCCTGCTGGGTGCCCTCCTCGCCGGTCGCGGACTGGCGGTGGGTGCGGCTTGCGGCATGCTGGGGGCCTGGGCCCTCGACCGCTTTCAGCTACTCAAGATGCCCGGCGATGTCTTCGTCTTCGACTACATCCCGTTTCTGGTCCGGTTTTCGGACGTCGTCGCCGTCGTACTCCTCACCCTCGTCCTGGCACTCGGCTTCTCTTTCCTGGCGGCGAACCGGGCGGCGTCGGTGAGGCCGGTTCGCGCCCTGGCGAAATAGGAGCGGCGTCCGATGGGAGTAGAGATCCGCGGTCGTGGGCTGACCAAGAGCTATCGCGACGGTCTGCGTCAAGTCGAGGTGCTGCGTGGTGCCGATCTCGACATCGCGGCCGGCGATCTGGTCGCCGTCGTCGGTCCCTCCGGCTCCGGCAAGTCGACCTTGCTCCACCTGCTCGGCACCCTCGACCGGCCCGATGCCGGCGGCCTCGAGATCGCCGGCCAGGACGTCACCGCCCTCGAGGGGAAGGCCCTCGCCGACTTCCGCAATCGCACCCTCGGCTTCGTCTTTCAGTTCTACCAGCTCCTGCCGGACTTCACCGCCCTCGAGAACGTCATGATTCCGGGTCGCATCGCCGGCGTCGCCATCGGCGATCTCGAAGTCCGGGCTCGCCGCCTGCTCGACGAGGTCGGATTGGGACATCGCCTGGGGCACTTCCCGTCGCAGCTCTCGGGGGGCGAACGCCAGCGCGTCGCCCTCTGCCGAGCCCTGCTCCTCGAGCCGCCCCTGCTGCTCGCCGACGAGCCCACCGGCAATCTCGATCCGGAGAGCAGCGAACAGGTTTTCGAGCTCTTCCTGGAGCTTCGCCGGCGCCGCGGAACGACCGCCGTCATCGTCACCCACAACCCGGCCTTGGCCCAGCGATGTGGTAGGATTTTGCTTCTCGGGGACGGTATTTTGGCGCAACATAACTCCCTGAGAACGTGACCTTTGAGAAGGATTAGGGTCGGCCCGGGAGGAGCCTCCGATGTTCGAGAAATACAACGAGAAAGCCCGTCGTGCACTGTTTTTCGCCCGCTATGAGGCGAGCAAGCTGGGCAGTCGGGTCATCGAGTCGGAGCACATTCTGCTGGGCATCCTGCGCGAAGGCGAGGAGAGCGTCACGGAACTCTTCCGCCGCTTCCAGATCAAGCCCGACGACGTCCGCCGGGAGATCGAAGGCGAACGCGTCTTCGTCGAGCGCATCTCGTCGACGGCGGAGCTGCCGCTGTCGGAAGAATCCAAAAAGATCCTCGCCTACGCCTCCCACGAGGCCGAGAGCATGCTGCACTCGGCGGTCGGCTCGGAGCACCTGCTGATCGGCATCCTGCGGGTCGAGGGCTGCCTGGCGATGCGCATCCTGGCGCAGCACGGGCTGGACGTCTACACGGTGCGGGAGGAGGTCCTGACGGTGGCCAAGGAGCGTGAGGCCTCGCAGCAGAAGAAGGAGATGCCCTTCCTCGCCGAGTACAGCCGCGATCTCACCTCGCTGGCTGCCGAAGGCACCTTCGATCCCCTGATCGGGCGCGAGCTCGAGGTCGAGCGGATCATTCAGATCCTCTCTCGGCGGACCAAGAACAACCCCATCCTGCTGGGCGAGCCGGGGGTCGGCAAGACCGCCATCGTCGAGGGCCTGGCGCAGCGCATCGTCGCCGGGGAAGTGCCGATCTTCCTCGCCAGCCGCCGCATCGTCGCCCTCGATCTCTCCCTGATCGTCGCCGGCACCAAGTACCGCGGCCAGTTCGAGGAGCGCCTCAAGGGCATCCTGAAGGAGCTCAAGGAGAGCCAAGAGCTGATCGTCTTCATCGACGAGATCCACTCGCTGATCGGCGCCGGCTCGGCGGAGGGCTCCCTCGACGCCGCCAACATCCTCAAACCGGCCTTGTCACGGGGCGAGATCTCGTGCATCGGCGCCACCACCCTCAAGGAGTACCGCAAGTACATCGAGAAGGATCGCTCCTTGCTGCGCCGCTTCCAGTCGGTGCAGGTCGACCCGCCGAGCGACGAGGAGACCTTCGAGATTCTCGCCGGCGTCAAGGATCGCTACGAAGAGTTCCACAAGGTGCGCTACTCCGAGGACTCGCTGCGCTCGGCGATCTACCAGGCGACGCGCTACATCACCGACCGCCATCTGCCGGACAAGGCCATCGACGTCATCGACGAGGCCGGCGCTCGGGTCAAGCTGCGGCGGGTGCGCGACACCCAGAACTTGCGCCGTCTCGAGGCCGAGATCCGCCAAGTGGTGCGCGACATGAAGTCGGCGATCTCGGACAAGGACTTCGAGCGTGCGGTGTATCTGCGCGAGCGTGAGATCGAGCTGCGCGAGGATCTCGAGGGCATGGGACTGCCGGAAGAGGCGACCGACCTCGAGGTCAGCCGCCTCGACGTCGAGGAGGTGATCTCCTCCTGGACCGGCATTCCGGTGGCCAGTCTGGCTTCCGTCGAGGCCGAGAAGCTGATGCGCATGGAGGACAGTCTGCGCGAGTGGGTGGTGGGCCAGGATCGCGCCATCAGCGCCATGAGCCGCGCCATTCGCCGCTCCCGCCTGGGAGTGAGCAATCCGCAGCGGCCGGTGGGCTCGTTCATCTTCCTCGGACCGTCCGGCGTCGGCAAAACCGAGGTCGCCCGTCGCCTGTCGGAGTTCCTCTTCGGATCCCAGAAGGCCCTGGTGCGCTTCGACATGAGCGAGTACATGGAGAAGCACGCCGTCTCCAAGCTGATCGGCTCACCGCCGGGCTACGTCGGCCACGAAGAGGGTGGCCAGCTCACCGAGCAGGTGCGCCGTCAGCCCTACTCGCTGATCCTGTTCGACGAGATCGAGAAGGCCCACCCGGATGTCGCCAACCTGCTGCTGCAGATTCTCGAGGACGGCATCCTGACCGACTCCTACGGCAACCATGTGGACTTCCGCAACACCCTCATCCTGATGACCTCGAACATCGGCAGCAAGCTGGTGCTGCGGGGTGGCCGGATGGGTTTCTCGGAAGGCGACGAGGATGCCGAGTTCGTACGTATCGAGGAAGAGATCCTCGCCGAGCTGCAGCGTGGTTTCAGCCCCGAGTTCATCAACCGCCTCGACGAGGTGATCGTCTTCCGGCCGCTGAACCGGGACAACCTGCGGGACATCGTGGACATTCTTTTGCGAGACGTCAATCTGACCCTGGCAGAGCGCGGCCTGAAGGTGCGGGTCGATGGCGGGGCCAAGGATTGGCTGCTCGATCGGGCGGGAATCGACCCGTCGACCGGCGCGCGACCGTTGCGCCGGACGATCCAGCGCCACATCCAGGATGCGGTTTCCGAGATCCTCATCAGCAAGCACGGTGAGCCGATCGAGGAGATCGACGTGACGTTGGAGGAGGACGAGCTGCGCTTCCATCCCCGGATGCGCGAGATGGTGGCTCAGGAGCACTGAACGCCCCCTGAGAACAATCCTTGCATCCCGGATCATCGGGGCTCCGTAATCCTGTGCAGGAAGGAGCCTCGACCGGGCCTTATCGCGTGACCCCTGGTCACCCAAGAATAAAAGCTCGTCTGCCGAAATCGACTTCGAGGGGTGCTGAGATGACACTAAGACGGCGAGTCCATCGCAACCGGAGAGCCTGGGTGCTCGCGCTCATGGCGGGTCTGTGGATCGCAGGACTTCCGCTGGTCGGCCAGGAGGAAAGCCTGGACGGACAGATCATTCAAGGGATCGAGCTGCAAGGATTGGAGACCTTGACCGATGAGACGGTGCTCTACTATCTCGGCCTCGAGGAAGGGCAGGTCTTCGACTCGGAGGCGCTCAATCGCAACATTCAGGCCCTCTGGCAGCGCGACCTGATCGGCGATATCGAGATCGACAGTGCCATCGTCGCCGGTGGCCTGCGGCTGATCATCAAGG
Protein-coding sequences here:
- a CDS encoding purine-nucleoside phosphorylase, giving the protein MSTPAEAIARGIERWDGLGLPRPDALVVSGSGLAVDLGEKVAGPHPITELLPFEIAAVEGHPLSFEILRPRADCTVVYFRGRLHTYQGYDAHQTVFLTRLACLLGARSVFMTNAAGGLRQDFKPGNLVLISDHLNMIGMNPLRGTLPASWGPQFPDMGAVYDPQLRQLAQQHGERLGIALEQGVYVGLAGPSYETPAEVRMLRTLGGDLVGMSTVLEMIAAHHLGRRCFGLSLVTNAAAGDTGEALDHEEVIEAGKIAAGHVSSLLKALLADPAAI
- the lysS gene encoding lysine--tRNA ligase; translation: MSELDEQIQNRRSKRAALEEAGVVLYPHRFDHDLEPSAVHDGYGERSAEELEESPVRLRVPGRVRSIRRHGKAVFADLADGRGKLQLFLRLNKVGEATLQVFENLDLGDLVGAAGTLLRTRTGELSLLVEELVMLAKGLRPLPEKWHGLTDVEARYRQRYLDLLVNPESMRVFEVRAALVRGIREFLDARGFLEVETPMMQTLAGGAAARPFRTHHNALDLELFLRVAPELFLKRLVVGGMHRVYEINRNFRNEGISTRHNPEFTMLEFYWAYVDYRALMDLTEEMIRGLAESILGEPSLLWQGETIDLTSPWDRLSVRQAIVRYSDVPADRLEHAEDVAAELDRLELPRPPAETYGHLLMALFEGTAEKHLMQPTFLTEHPVEVSPLAKQSPEDPRFTERFELYIAGMEMANAFSELNDPDVQAERFRQQLAARESGDDEAHRYDEDYVRALEHGMPPAGGEGIGIDRLAMLFTDCSSIRDVILFPLMRPAAEEES
- a CDS encoding FtsX-like permease family protein, with product METSSLKAALPLVDELRQSLPVGSQVRSWQDINRPLFFVLRLEKALMFVSVSLVVLVAALSLVSSLSLVVANKKSEIGMLGAMGATTGTLRRAFLLLGALLAGRGLAVGAACGMLGAWALDRFQLLKMPGDVFVFDYIPFLVRFSDVVAVVLLTLVLALGFSFLAANRAASVRPVRALAK
- a CDS encoding ABC transporter ATP-binding protein, with the protein product MGVEIRGRGLTKSYRDGLRQVEVLRGADLDIAAGDLVAVVGPSGSGKSTLLHLLGTLDRPDAGGLEIAGQDVTALEGKALADFRNRTLGFVFQFYQLLPDFTALENVMIPGRIAGVAIGDLEVRARRLLDEVGLGHRLGHFPSQLSGGERQRVALCRALLLEPPLLLADEPTGNLDPESSEQVFELFLELRRRRGTTAVIVTHNPALAQRCGRILLLGDGILAQHNSLRT
- a CDS encoding ATP-dependent Clp protease ATP-binding subunit; the encoded protein is MFEKYNEKARRALFFARYEASKLGSRVIESEHILLGILREGEESVTELFRRFQIKPDDVRREIEGERVFVERISSTAELPLSEESKKILAYASHEAESMLHSAVGSEHLLIGILRVEGCLAMRILAQHGLDVYTVREEVLTVAKEREASQQKKEMPFLAEYSRDLTSLAAEGTFDPLIGRELEVERIIQILSRRTKNNPILLGEPGVGKTAIVEGLAQRIVAGEVPIFLASRRIVALDLSLIVAGTKYRGQFEERLKGILKELKESQELIVFIDEIHSLIGAGSAEGSLDAANILKPALSRGEISCIGATTLKEYRKYIEKDRSLLRRFQSVQVDPPSDEETFEILAGVKDRYEEFHKVRYSEDSLRSAIYQATRYITDRHLPDKAIDVIDEAGARVKLRRVRDTQNLRRLEAEIRQVVRDMKSAISDKDFERAVYLREREIELREDLEGMGLPEEATDLEVSRLDVEEVISSWTGIPVASLASVEAEKLMRMEDSLREWVVGQDRAISAMSRAIRRSRLGVSNPQRPVGSFIFLGPSGVGKTEVARRLSEFLFGSQKALVRFDMSEYMEKHAVSKLIGSPPGYVGHEEGGQLTEQVRRQPYSLILFDEIEKAHPDVANLLLQILEDGILTDSYGNHVDFRNTLILMTSNIGSKLVLRGGRMGFSEGDEDAEFVRIEEEILAELQRGFSPEFINRLDEVIVFRPLNRDNLRDIVDILLRDVNLTLAERGLKVRVDGGAKDWLLDRAGIDPSTGARPLRRTIQRHIQDAVSEILISKHGEPIEEIDVTLEEDELRFHPRMREMVAQEH